One window of Amaranthus tricolor cultivar Red isolate AtriRed21 chromosome 13, ASM2621246v1, whole genome shotgun sequence genomic DNA carries:
- the LOC130798586 gene encoding bet1-like SNARE 1-1 yields MNPRRDYRGSRTFAFDGIEEGGIRASSSYSSREIDEHDNDRALDGLQDRVSFLKRLSGDIHGEVDAHNRMLDRMGNEMDASRGFMSGTMDRFKQAFETKSSRRMFTLVASFVVLFLIIYYLTR; encoded by the exons GGATTATAGAGGGTCTAGAACTTTTGCCTTTGATGGGATTGAGGAGGGAGGTATCAGGGCCTCATCCTCGTATTCCTCTCGTGAAATTGATGAACATGATAATGATAGAGCTCTTGATGGGCTGCAAGACCGAGTCAGCTTTCTGAAAAGA TTGAGTGGTGACATACATGGAGAAGTTGATGCTCATAACCGGATGTTGGATCGAATG ggtaatgAAATGGATGCATCACGAGGATTCATGTCAGGAACCATGGATCGGTTTAAGCAG GCATTTGAAACGAAATCAAGCAGACGAATGTTTACCCTTGTGGCCTCCTTTGTAGTTCTTTTCCTTATTATCTACTATCTTACTCGGTAG